TCGGCCATCGCGGCCGCCTCATCCGGCCGGCCGTTCCGGACCACGGCGATCAGGGTGAGGGTGCAGATCCGCGTGACCTGGGCGGCGGTCCCGCCGGCGCCCGCCGGCGCCGTGTCGAGCGACGACCACAGCCGGCGCAGCTCGCGCTCGATTCCCTCGACGTCGGGGCGCTCGGGCACGCCGGGCAGGCGGGTCGCCCGCCTCGCGCCGGACGCGGCCTGCCCCGCGTCAGACGGGGCCTGCCCCGCGTCAGACGGGGTTGCCGTCACAATCTCCGCCATCTCCGGCCGTCGCGTTCCACCAGCGGCCGCGCCGCCTCCGGGCCCCACGTGCCGGCCTCGTAGAGCAGGACCGGGGGAGGCGGGTCGGACTTCTCCCACCACGAGAGCACCGGCTCGAACAACTCCCAGGCCGCCTCGACTTCGTCGCGCCGCGTGAACAGCGTCGGGTCGCCCAGCATGCAGTCGAGCAGCAGCCGCTCGTACGCGTTGAGCTCCTCCCCGCCGAACGCCGTCCCGTATTGGAACCCCATGTTGACCGGCCGCAGGCTCATCGCGGTGCCGGGCGCCTTCGCGATGAAGCGCAGCGAGATCCCCTCGTCCGGCTGAATGTTGAGCGTGAGAAGATTCGGCTCCCGGCCGCCTTCGCGGAACAGCGGCAGCGGGGCCTGCTTGAACTGCACGGCGATCTCGGTCGCGCGCTTCGGCAGCCGCTTGCCGGTGCGCAGGTAGAAGGGCACCCCCGCCCACCGCCAGCTGTCGAGGAATAGGCGCATCGCCGCGAACGTCGGCGTGCGCGACGCCGCCGCGACGCGCGCCTCGGCGCGGTACCCTGGGACCTCCTGCCCGCCCACGACCCCGGCCTCGTACTGACCGAGGACCACCTCCGCGGCGACGTCGTCCGGCGTCAGCCGGCGCGCCGCCCGGAGGACTTTCACCTTCTCGTCGCGCACCTGGTCCGGCTCGAACGCCACCGGGGCTTCCATCGCGACGAGGGTCAGGAGCTGCACCATGTGGTTTTGTAGAATATCCCGCACGACGCCGGCCGTCTCGTAGTACCCGGCCCGTTCCTCGACGCCGCCCGACTCCGCGACCGTGATCTGCACGTGGTCGATGAAGTGCTGGTTCCACAGCGGCTCGAAGATGCCGTTCGCAAACCGGAACACCAGGATGTTCTGCACGGTCTCTTTGCCGAGGTAGTGGTCGATGCGGTAGACCTGCCCCTCGCGAAACACGCGCAGCAGGGCCCGGTTCAGCGCCTGGGCGCTCCTCGTGTCCCGCCCGAACGGTTTCTCGACGACGACGCGGGTCCAGGGGCGGCGGCCGTCCCCGCGGCCGGAGGCGGGCCGCTCGACGAGACCGTGCCGGTCCAACTGCTGGATGATGTCGTTGTAGAACTCGGGCGCCGTGGCCAGGTAGAAGAGACGGTTGCCGGCGGTGCCCCGTTCCTGATCCACGCGCTCCAGGGTCGCGCGGAGCCGCTCGTAGCCCTCCGGATCGTGGAACTCCGCCTGGACGTAGAAGAGCCCCTGCGCGAACGCGCCCCACAGGTCGGGCGTCCCGGATACCGCGGACGGACCGAGCACGGCCTGGGCCATCTCCGCGCGGAACGCCTCGTCGGTCTTGGGCCGGCGGGCGACGCCGACGACCGAGAGGTTGGCCGGGATCATGCCGAGCCGCGCGTGGGTGTAGAGGGCCGGCATCAGCTTCTTCGCCGTGAGGTCGCCCGTGGCGCCGAAGATGACCACCGCGCACGGATCGGGCATCCGCCGGAGCCGGAGGCCCTCCCGGAGCGGGGATGGTGTCGAAACCGCACTCATGTCGGCGGGCTTACCGCGGTTTGGTCGCGTGGCCGCCGAACTGCCGCCGGAGCGCCGCGATCACCTTGTCGCCGAAGTCTTCGTCCTCGCGGGACCGGAGCCGCTGGAGGAGCGACAGCGTGATCACCGGCGCAGGCACGTTGCGATCGATGGCCTCCTGCACGGTCCACCGGCCCTCGCCGGAGTCCTCGACGTACCCGCGGATCGTTTCCATGTTGGGGTCGTCGGCGAACGCCCGTTCCGCGAGCTCGAGCAGCCACGACCGGACCACGCTCCCGTGATTCCAGAGCGTGCTGATGGCCCGCAGGTCGAGCCGGAACGGCGCCTGGTGGAGAATGGCGAACCCCTCCCCGTACGCCTGCAGCATCCCGTACTCGATCCCGTTGTGGATCATCTTCACGTAGTGCCCGGCGCCGTTCGGGCCGGCGTGCAGATACCCATCCTCCGGCGCCAAGTCGCGGAACACCGGCTCGAGCAGCTTGACCGGCTCCGGATCGCCGCCGACCATCATGCAGTAGCCGACCTGCAGCCCCCAGATGCCGCCGCTCGTCCCGGCGTCGA
This genomic window from bacterium contains:
- the zwf gene encoding glucose-6-phosphate dehydrogenase; the encoded protein is MSAVSTPSPLREGLRLRRMPDPCAVVIFGATGDLTAKKLMPALYTHARLGMIPANLSVVGVARRPKTDEAFRAEMAQAVLGPSAVSGTPDLWGAFAQGLFYVQAEFHDPEGYERLRATLERVDQERGTAGNRLFYLATAPEFYNDIIQQLDRHGLVERPASGRGDGRRPWTRVVVEKPFGRDTRSAQALNRALLRVFREGQVYRIDHYLGKETVQNILVFRFANGIFEPLWNQHFIDHVQITVAESGGVEERAGYYETAGVVRDILQNHMVQLLTLVAMEAPVAFEPDQVRDEKVKVLRAARRLTPDDVAAEVVLGQYEAGVVGGQEVPGYRAEARVAAASRTPTFAAMRLFLDSWRWAGVPFYLRTGKRLPKRATEIAVQFKQAPLPLFREGGREPNLLTLNIQPDEGISLRFIAKAPGTAMSLRPVNMGFQYGTAFGGEELNAYERLLLDCMLGDPTLFTRRDEVEAAWELFEPVLSWWEKSDPPPPVLLYEAGTWGPEAARPLVERDGRRWRRL
- the gnd gene encoding decarboxylating 6-phosphogluconate dehydrogenase: MKLGFVGFGRMGGNMVTRLVQRGHTIAVYARRPEVRAEAAAKGAAPAASIAELVGLLQPPRIVWMMVPAGEAVEQTIAEVTPLLSRGDVLVDGGNSNYRDSIRRAAATRAHGLHYIDAGTSGGIWGLQVGYCMMVGGDPEPVKLLEPVFRDLAPEDGYLHAGPNGAGHYVKMIHNGIEYGMLQAYGEGFAILHQAPFRLDLRAISTLWNHGSVVRSWLLELAERAFADDPNMETIRGYVEDSGEGRWTVQEAIDRNVPAPVITLSLLQRLRSREDEDFGDKVIAALRRQFGGHATKPR